Proteins encoded in a region of the Neodiprion lecontei isolate iyNeoLeco1 chromosome 5, iyNeoLeco1.1, whole genome shotgun sequence genome:
- the LOC107226065 gene encoding vascular endothelial growth factor receptor 1-like isoform X4 — MGDDVETRTLDIANVTSQDNGTLFKWSGEVNEQHVQRTMLIVTYGEKESYKNFRAVGSDRIYLRLDRVDFIIADPTLVCWSCSYVIDYKENGTNQWQYAVNQSFFDVRGYYVMNGLKPDTAYQIRNKIIDPVENSTTVFQYKWTRTLKQDIEYVPNVSILKVTSYTVTIEWTAPSTELEGYISLYNASIRMSGRNGKHYMSQTKELRYTFNGLTPTLDYDLHVSACSIDACRHVYASVTLKQVRTESEDSVNPDFVPIVFVNASTNYSILISWTEPQDSYVGPNIHYYHLVLSTSYGMNRSIYVNGTTNSLTIGNLLQYAEYKFYLAACGRYRMNRGPWSDPVKAVIPGALDTQNIGCLSQMRVWRIVLALILLIVTGTLVVRKLRKKALKRKLIRARLSNFNDGNEMILNPSVAVNDQAELLHYENKYEFPRSLLKLGDILESGTFNVVRKGQAKTIRSHEAVTTVAVKTVRATASLDCKTALLRELRILCYIGNHLNLVNLLGACTKNLQYSQICVIVEFCRFGNIRDYLLRHRRDFVNQLGSDTGEIRDRNPLVDTIDANDRGSENKSQCNDNEDAEGCSDNNDPKCTSVGVDVVTEAEIAEPKLQFKYPGDYTETVTDPIRTQDLVCWAWQISRGMQYLSAKKVLHGDLAARNILLSDNNVVKICDFGLSKSLREEQNFANNERGPPPVKWMAIESLRDRVFSTKSDVWSYGVVLWELFSLADTPYHGIRPENMYQTLIEGYRMERPKYAPQILYDMMLHCWKEEPSERPSFESLIWKISEMVDEHVKLYYLDLGNSYTEMYADAWRRERETVIKGEESVSHDETQL; from the exons ATGGGTGACGACGTTGAAACAAG GACTCTTGATATCGCAAACGTGACATCGCAAGACAACGGAACGTTGTTCAAATGGAGTGGGGAAGTTAATGAGCAGCATGTTCAGCGTACGATGCTAATTGTGACTTACGGAGAAAAGGAATCATACAAAAATTTCCGAGCTGTTGGATCGGATCGGATTTACCTACGGCTAGACCGGGTCGATTTCATAATTGCAGATCCAACTTTGGTTTGTTGGTCGTGTAGCTACGTTATTGATTACAAGGAAAACGGTACAAATCAATGGCAGTACGCAGTGAACCAATCGTTTTTCGACGTCCGTGGCTACTACGTCATGAATGGATTGAAACCGGATACTGCCTATcagataagaaataaaattattgatcCAGTTGAGAATTCGACAACggtttttcaatataaatggACTAGAACCTTGAAACAAG ATATCGAATACGTTCCAAATGTTTCGATTTTGAAAGTGACTTCCTATACGGTAACGATTGAATGGACCGCGCCATCGACAGAACTGGAGGGTTACATCAGCCTCTACAATGCATCGATTCGAATGTCCGGCCGCAATGGGAAGCATTACATGTCTCAAACAAAGGAGTTACGCTACACGTTTAATGGACTGACTCCAACGTTGGATTACGATCTCCACGTAAGCGCGTGTTCCATTGACGCGTGTCGACATGTGTACGCAAGTGTCACCCTCAAACAAGTGCGTACAGAGTCAGAAG ATTCAGTCAATCCGGATTTCGTTCCAATCGTTTTTGTGAACGCATCGACCAACTATTCAATACTCATCAGCTGGACAGAACCCCAAGATTCATACGTAGGACCGAATATTCATTACTACCATCTAGTGCTTTCCACTTCCTACGGTATGAATCGCTCGATATATGTGAATGGAACGACAAACTCTTTGACGATCGGAAATCTGCTGCAGTACGCGGAATATAAGTTTTACTTGGCAGCCTGTGGTAGATACAGGATGAATCGTGGACCTTGGAGTGATCCTGTCAAAGCTGTTATACCAG GTGCTTTGGATACTCAAAATATCGGCTGTTTGAGTCAAATGCGAGTATGGCGGATTGTCTTAGCGCTGATACTTCTCATCGTCACCGGCACGCTGGTCGTTCGGAAACTCCGAAAGAAG GCATTGAAACGGAAGTTGATCAGAGCGAGACTCTCGAACTTCAACGACGGAAATGAAATGATCTTAAATCCAAGTGTGGCTGTCAATGATCAAGCTGAATTACTACATTACGAGAACAAATACGAGTTTCCTCGAAGTCTGCTCAAACTGG GCGACATACTGGAAAGTGGGACGTTCAATGTGGTGAGAAAAGGGCAGGCAAAAACCATCCGTAGCCACGAAGCCGTCACAACGGTCGCTGTCAAGACGGTCCGAGCGACAGCCAGTCTGGACTGCAAGACAGCTCTTCTTCGGGAACTCAGGATTCTTTGCTACATCGGCAACCATCTGAACCTCGTCAACCTTCTCGGTGCCTGTACAAAAAATCTACAATACA GTCAAATCTGTGTTATCGTGGAATTTTGTCGATTTGGAAACATTCGCGACTACTTGTTACGACACCGACGTGATTTTGTGAATCAATTGGGTTCCGATACTGGAGAGATTCGTGATCGAAATCCCCTTGTCGATACGATCGACGCCAACGATCGAGG CTCAGAAAATAAGTCACAGTGCAACGATAATGAAGATGCAGAAGGATGCAGCGATAACAACGATCCCAAATGTACAAGTGTTGGAGTAGACGTTGTCACAGAGGCCGAAATAGCTGAACCAAAGCTGCAATTCAAATACCCGGGCGATTACACAGAAACGGTGACAGATCCGATACGCACACAAGACTTGGTGTGTTGGGCTTGGCAAATTTCACGTGGTATGCAGTATCTGAGTGCGAAGAAG GTTCTCCACGGAGACTTGGCGGCAAGAAACATTCTCCTCTCTGATAACAATGTTGTGAAAATCTGTGACTTTGGACTGTCAAAGTCTCTCCGCGAGGAACAGAACTTTGCGAACAACGAGCGTGGTCCGCCTCCGGTGAAGTGGATGGCCATCGAGTCGCTCAGGGATCGagtattttcaacgaaatcgGATGTTTGGTCGTACGGAGTCGTTCTGTGGGAGCTTTTCTCACTTGCTGATACGCCGTATCATGGGATAAGACCCGAAAATATGTATCAAACCCTGATCGAAGGTTATCGTATGGAGCGACCGAAATACGCGCCGCAGATTTT GTATGATATGATGTTACATTGCTGGAAAGAGGAGCCATCGGAACGTCCTTCGTTCGAATCGCTCATCtggaaaatttctgaaatgGTGGACGAGCATGTGAAATTG TATTACCTTGACTTGGGCAATTCTTACACTGAGATGTACGCCGATGCTTGGAGACGTGAGAGGGAGACCGTAATCAAAGGTGAAGAATCTGTCTCCCATGACGAGACCCAACTTTAG